A stretch of the Papaver somniferum cultivar HN1 chromosome 6, ASM357369v1, whole genome shotgun sequence genome encodes the following:
- the LOC113288726 gene encoding chromatin remodeling protein EBS-like: MAKAKAPKRTLDSYTIRGTNKVVKVGDCVLMRPVETSKPSYIAKIERIEADARGHVKVQVRWYYRPEESLGGRRPFHGVKEVFLSDHFDLQSADTIEGKCTVHTFKSYTKLDDVGNEDFFCRFEYNSSTGAFNPDRVAVYCKCEMPYNPDDLMVQCEGCDDWFHPPCIEMTIEDAKKLEHFYCQQCAADDKIKSRNHASRNSDTKVDNKRRRR; the protein is encoded by the exons ATGGCAAAAGCCAAGGCACCAAAAAGAACCCTAGATTCCTACACAATCAGAGGAACAAATAAGGTCGtcaaag TTGGGGATTGTGTATTGATGAGACCCGTAGAAACATCGAAACCGTCTTATATAGCTAAAATAGAGAGGATTGAAGCAGATGCTAGAGGTCATGTTAAGGTACAAGTTAGATGGTATTATAGACCAGAAGAATCCCTTGGAGGAAGAAGACCGTTTCATGGAGTAAAAGAGGTGTTTTTATCTGATCATTTCGATCTACAAAGTGCGGATACAATTGAGGGTAAATGTACTGTTCATACCTTTAAAAGCTATACAAAGCTTGATGATGTTGGTAATGAGGATTTCTTCTGTCGGTTCGAGTATAATTCTTCCACTGGAGCGTTCAATCCTGACAGGGTTGCTGT ATACTGCAAGTGCGAGATGCCTTACAACCCCGATGATTTGATGGTTCAATGTGAGGGTTGCGACGATTG GTTTCACCCTCCATGTATAGAAATGACTATAGAGGATGCAAAAAAATTGGAGCACTTCTACTGTCAACAATGCGCAGCCGATGACAAAATCAAGTCTAGGAATCACGCTTCTAGAAACTCTGATACCAAG GTGGATAACAAACGGCGAAGAAGGTGA
- the LOC113288725 gene encoding protein RTE1-HOMOLOG-like isoform X2 — METHADGDSALMIGETEPCIMQIDPKRARFPCCIVWSPLPVFSWFVPFIGHIGICREDGVILDFAGPNFVCVDHFAFGAATRYIQITKDKCCCISPSMSEHESQIRCNRTELQSEIMTWDDAIRKSTQEFQHRDYSLFTCNCHSFVANNLNRLGYGTATGRWNVVNLAVLIFLKGRWVSKTAIVKSCLPFVVVFSLGVTFGGWTFLTVLASFTAIVVGWFLLGTYCFKSLIQL; from the exons ATGGAAACTCATGCAGATGGAGACAGTGCACTAATGATTGGGGAGACTGAGCCATGTATCATGCAGATTGATCCAAAAAGAGCCCGGTTCCCATGTTGCATAGTGTGGTCACCTCTTCCCGTTTTTTCATGGTTTGTCCCTTTCATCGGCCACATTGGTATATGCAGAGAGGATGGGGTCATCTTAGACTTTGCAGGACCCAATTTCGTATGTGTTGATCACTTTGCCTTTGGGGCGGCAACACGGTACATTCAGATAACCAAAGATAAG TGTTGCTGCATTTCGCCCAGCATGTCTGAGCACGAAAGTCAGATTAGGTGCAATCGAACAGAGCTGCAAAGTGAGATAATGACATGGGATGATGCCATACGGAAGAGCACGCAAGAATTCCAACACCGGGATTACAGTTTGTTCACATGTAATTGTCACTCATTTGTTGCAAATAATCTGAACAGGTTGGGATATGGTACTGCGACTGGGAGATGGAATGTAGTGAATTTGGCAGTTTTGATCTTCCTCAAAGGTCGTTGGGTAAGTAAAACTGCAATTGTCAAATCATGCTTACCTTTTGTTGTAGTATTCAGTTTAGGGGTAACATTTGGGGGTTGGACATTCTTAACTGTACTGGCATCTTTCACTGCCATTGTTGTTGGTTGGTTTCTTCTCGGCACCTACTGCTTTAAGAGTCTGATCCAGTTGTAG
- the LOC113291250 gene encoding protein FAR1-RELATED SEQUENCE 5-like has protein sequence MGTTIENNEIDCNNTSSKDLKPAVGLEFSSIETADLFYKEYGRSKGFSTRKRSSYASAHRGGISRVIFVCGCEGVYGKDSNYDDSNIFDDDEVEHEIGKRKKNTSTMRTDCKAMMRIDLDVKRKIWYINAFVDEHNHVMVSPKKRVLMRSNKYMPSEAKSLAEAFNKNRLPVGKVASLFGHSENTTFTPRDVYNHLRTVRKSLLDVGDAEALHDYFRKRIIENPSFYYAIQVDEIGRAAKKFWVDARSRMAYSRFGDVVTFDTTYRTNKYSMPFAPFTGTNHHHQSITFGFALIGDETKETFTWLFKTWLEAMGGTPPISILTDQDQAMTIAIATVLPNTRHRFCLWHIKKKFGEKLSHVFFKKSKFKRTVKAVTRFTYTIEDFENQWNSMLIEFNLTEHEWLKDLYDIREKWIPTYNRSTFFAGMNTTQRSESINSFFDHYVNSRTSLRKFVESCDQSLERMYVREREEDYKSIHMKLIFASQDLLVRHASKVFTRVIFNKVHAEFNASLKYRSTIIEVNGYEHSYKVFWKVDNDIVEEFPLKINELTKSGTCGCQNFEFKGIPCRHFHHILVSRLYETEIPPHFIMERWTKNANKCAVLGSDRLEIKDDKVGIEAMRISHYCRRSSELAYMFLGKSKKAYEMAIDFLNQAFEKARDIDNVELEKEHGEDITIDQACTTAVDVPDDVSNVTTAAKMILGDPRISQMKGRNPEKGKTNVAEDSRLQSGIELSQTRKRPRTCKYCKFEGHDSRTCKQKKADQLVVVSANSGSGTA, from the coding sequence ATGGGAACTACTATTGAAAATAATGAAATTGATTGTAATAATACGTCATCCAAAGATCTCAAACCAGCAGTTGGTTTGGAATTTTCTTCTATTGAAACAGCTGATTTATTCTACAAAGAATATGGGAGAAGCAAGGGATTTTCTACACGTAAGAGATCATCATATGCCAGTGCGCATAGGGGAGGTATAAGTAGAGTTATATTTGTTTGTGGTTGTGAAGGTGTCTACGGTAAAGATTCTAATTATGATGATtcaaatatttttgatgatgatgaagtcgaACATGAGATTGGTAAGAGGAAAAAGAACACTTCAACCATGAGAACAGATTGTAAAGCTATGATGCGTATAGATTTGGATGTAAAACGTAAGATATGGTATATAAATGCAtttgtggatgaacacaatcatgttatGGTCTCTCCTAAAAAGAGAGTTCTCATGAGGTCAAACAAGTATATGCCGAGTGAAGCTAAAAGCTTGGCTGAGGCATTTAACAAAAATAGGCTCCCAGTTGGTAAGGTTGCATCATTATTCGGGCATAGTGAAAATACTACATTCACTCCTAGGGATGTTTACAATCATTTGAGGACGGTTAGGAAATCTTTATTAGATGTTGGGGATGCAGAAGCCTTGCATGACTACTTCAGAAAAAGAATAATTGAGAACCCCAGTTTCTATTATGCAATACAAGTTGATGAAATAGGGAGGGCAGCAAAAAAATTTTGGGTCGATGCACGTTCGCGGATGGCATATAGTCGTTTTGGAGATGTTGTAACGTTCGATACAACATATAGGACCAACAAATATAGTATGCCCTTTGCTCCTTTTACAGGTACGAACCATCATCACCAGTCTATCACATTTGGATTTGCATTAATTGGAGATGAGACAAAAGAGACTTTTACATGGTTGTTTAAGACGTGGCTTGAAGCAATGGGAGGTACTCCTCCAATTTCAATACTTACTGATCAGGATCAAGCCATGACAATTGCGATTGCTACGGTACTCCCTAATACCCGTCATCGTTTTTGTTTGTGGCATATTAAGAAGAAGTTTGGAGAGAAGCTAAGTCACGTATTCTTTAAGAAATCGAAGTTTAAGCGAACAGTTAAAGCGGTTACTCGGTTTACATATACAATTGAGGATTTTGAAAATCAATGGAACTCCATGCTAATAGAGTTTAATTTGACAGAGCATGAATGGCTTAAAGACCTATACGATATCCGTGAAAAATGGATTCCAACTTATAATAGAAGTACTTTTTTTGCAGGGATGAATACAACACAGAGAAGTGAAAGTATTAATTCATTTTTTGATCACTATGTGAATTCCAGGACATCTCTACGAAAATTCGTCGAAAGTTGTGATCAGTCACTGGAAAGAATGTATGTTAGAGAAAGGGAAGAAGACTACAAGTCTATCCACATGAAGCTTATATTTGCCTCACAAGATTTATTGGTAAGGCATGCATCTAAGGTTTTTACTCGCGTTATTTTTAACAAAGTTCATGCCGAGTTTAATGCGTCTTTGAAGTATCGATCAACAATAATTGAGGTCAATGGTTATGAGCACTCTTATAAAGTATTCTGGAAAGTAGACAATGATATAGTGGAAGAATTTCCATTAAAGATTAATGAGTTAACCAAAAGTGGTACATGTGGTTGCCAAAATTTTGAATTCAAGGGGATACCATGCAGACATTTTCATCATATTTTAGTATCTCGCCTTTATGAGACAGAGATTCCACCTCATTTTATAATGGAAAGATGGACAAAAAATGCTAACAAGTGTGCGGTTTTAGGTTCTGATCGCTTGGAAATAAAAGATGATAAGGTTGGAATTGAAGCCATGCGGATCAGTCATTATTGCCGACGATCATCTGAGCTAGCGTACATGTTTTTGGGTAAATCAAAAAAAGCGTACGAGATGGCAATAGATTTTCTTAACCAAGCATTTGAGAAGGCTAGAGATATAGACAATGTTGAACTTGAAAAAGAACATGGTGAAGACATAACTATTGATCAGGCATGCACCACCGCTGTAGACGTACCTGACGATGTTTCGAATGTTACTACCGCTGCTAAGATGATCTTGGGTGATCCACGCATCTCCCAGATGAAAGGTAGGAATCCTGAAAAGGGAAAAACAAATGTTGCAGAAGATTCACGCTTGCAGAGTGGTATAGAACTGTCCCAGACAAGAAAAAGACCCAGAACTTGCAAGTACTGCAAGTTCGAAGGCCACGACTCTCGTACTTGCAAACAAAAAAAAGCTGATCAGTTAGTTGTTGTTAGTGCTAACAGTGGTAGTGGTACTGCGTGA
- the LOC113288728 gene encoding low-temperature-induced cysteine proteinase-like, whose amino-acid sequence MGSFWSSLLHLLFLLFLVLVSSSSSSADNNDLFEIWCKQNGKIYSSPEEKLQRFQVFEKNLAFVNEHNNMENSTYTLALNSFADLTNHEFKASRLGLSASNGVPRNYSSFLGAGTVGDIPASLDWREKGAVTPVKDQGSCGACWSFSATGAMEGINQIVTGSLVSLSEQELVDCDKSYNSGCNGGLMDYAYKWVVKNGGIDTEGDYPYQMGDKTCNKNKLERRVVTIDGYTDVPANENELLKAVVTQPVSVGICGSDSAFQLYSKGIFSGPCSTSLDHAVLIVGYGSENGVDYWIVKNSWGTSWGINGYMHMIRNGPSKEGVCGINKLASYPTKTSANPPTPPKPPGPTKCSLFTKCAAGETCCCGHTFLGVCLSWKCCPLDGAVCCKDGKHCCPQDYPICKTETNQCFKATQGTGNSTFTKALEKRSSSGNFGDWSAFLEAWNF is encoded by the exons ATGGGTTCATTTTGGTCTTCTCTTCTtcaccttctttttcttctcttccttGTCCTtgtctcttcatcttcttcttcagctgATAACAATGATCTCTTTGAAATATGGTGCAAACAAAATGGAAAGATCTATTCTTCTCCAGAAGAAAAACTCCAAAGATTTCAAGTGTTTGAAAAAAATCTTGCATTTGTCAACGAACATAACAATATGGAAAATTCCACTTACACCCTTGCTTTGAACTCTTTTGCTGATTTAACCAACCATGAATTCAAAGCTTCAAGATTGGGTCTGTCTGCTTCTAATGGAGTTCCAAGGAACTATTCATCATTTCTTGGAGCAGGGACTGTTGGTGATATTCCAGCTTCTCTTGATTGGAGAGAGAAGGGAGCAGTTACACCTGTGAAAGATCAGGGTAGTTGTG GTGCTTGTTGGTCTTTCTCAGCTACTGGTGCAATGGAAGGCATAAACCAGATAGTCACAGGATCTCTTGTTAGTCTATCTGAACAAGAGCTAGTTGATTGCGACAAGTCTTACAATAGTGGGTGCAATGGTGGACTTATGGATTATGCATATAAATGGGTTGTGAAGAATGGAGGGATTGACACCGAGGGAGATTATCCATATCAAATGGGAGACAAAACCTGCAATAAAAACAAG TTAGAAAGGCGTGTGGTAACTATTGATGGTTATACTGATGTACCAGCAAACGAGAATGAATTACTCAAGGCTGTTGTAACTCAACCCGTGAGTGTGGGTATATGTGGTAGTGATTCGGCATTCCAACTATACTCCAAG GGGATCTTCAGTGGACCATGTTCAACGTCTTTGGACCATGCTGTGCTGATCGTTGGGTATGGGTCTGAAAATGGGGTTGATTACTGGATTGTGAAAAATTCATGGGGAACAAGTTGGGGAATTAACGGGTACATGCACATGATACGTAATGGTCCGAGTAAAGAAGGTGTATGTGGGATAAACAAGCTAGCTTCATACCCAACTAAGACAAGTGCAAATCCACCAACGCCTCCTAAACCTCCGGGTCCAACTAAATGCAGTCTTTTCACCAAGTGTGCAGCAGGGGAAACCTGCTGTTGTGGCCACACTTTTCTGGGAGTATGCCTTTCATGGAAATGTTGCCCACTGGATGGTGCTGTGTGCTGCAAGGACGGCAAGCACTGTTGCCCGCAAGATTATCCAATCTGTAAAACAGAAACAAACCAATGCTTCAAG GCAACACAAGGTACTGGGAATTCAACGTTTACGAAAGCCCTTGAAAAGAGAAGTTCTTCAGGAAATTTTGGAGATTGGAGTGCCTTTTTAGAGGCATGGAATTTCTAA
- the LOC113288725 gene encoding protein RTE1-HOMOLOG-like isoform X1: METHADGDSALMIGETEPCIMQIDPKRARFPCCIVWSPLPVFSWFVPFIGHIGICREDGVILDFAGPNFVCVDHFAFGAATRYIQITKDKQCCCISPSMSEHESQIRCNRTELQSEIMTWDDAIRKSTQEFQHRDYSLFTCNCHSFVANNLNRLGYGTATGRWNVVNLAVLIFLKGRWVSKTAIVKSCLPFVVVFSLGVTFGGWTFLTVLASFTAIVVGWFLLGTYCFKSLIQL; encoded by the exons ATGGAAACTCATGCAGATGGAGACAGTGCACTAATGATTGGGGAGACTGAGCCATGTATCATGCAGATTGATCCAAAAAGAGCCCGGTTCCCATGTTGCATAGTGTGGTCACCTCTTCCCGTTTTTTCATGGTTTGTCCCTTTCATCGGCCACATTGGTATATGCAGAGAGGATGGGGTCATCTTAGACTTTGCAGGACCCAATTTCGTATGTGTTGATCACTTTGCCTTTGGGGCGGCAACACGGTACATTCAGATAACCAAAGATAAG CAGTGTTGCTGCATTTCGCCCAGCATGTCTGAGCACGAAAGTCAGATTAGGTGCAATCGAACAGAGCTGCAAAGTGAGATAATGACATGGGATGATGCCATACGGAAGAGCACGCAAGAATTCCAACACCGGGATTACAGTTTGTTCACATGTAATTGTCACTCATTTGTTGCAAATAATCTGAACAGGTTGGGATATGGTACTGCGACTGGGAGATGGAATGTAGTGAATTTGGCAGTTTTGATCTTCCTCAAAGGTCGTTGGGTAAGTAAAACTGCAATTGTCAAATCATGCTTACCTTTTGTTGTAGTATTCAGTTTAGGGGTAACATTTGGGGGTTGGACATTCTTAACTGTACTGGCATCTTTCACTGCCATTGTTGTTGGTTGGTTTCTTCTCGGCACCTACTGCTTTAAGAGTCTGATCCAGTTGTAG
- the LOC113288724 gene encoding uncharacterized protein LOC113288724: MALLPQILNSRTTSSFGLTLLNPNKPNRQQSSSSSSQSHQSQSTNLISPLHRRRRNSNLLRCSSSSFPEKHHTSGPPPQSDDTTELPLFPLPLVLFPGAILPLQIFEFRYRMMMHTLLQTDLRFGVIYSDSTTGTADVGCVGEVIKHERLVDDRFFLICKGQERFRVTNIVRTKPYLVANVTWLEDKPSSDEEEDLESLAVEVETYMKDVIRLSNRLNGKPEKEAQDLRRNLFPTPFSFFVGSTFEGAPREQQALLELEETGSRLKREKETLRNTLNYLTAASAVKDVFPSS, encoded by the coding sequence ATGGCGTTACTTCCTCAAATCTTGAATTCGCGAACAACATCATCATTTGGTCTCACTTTACTAAACCCTAATAAACCTAATAGACAACAATCATCGTCTTCTTCATCTCAATCTCACCAATCCCAATCGACAAACCTAATATCTCCTCTGCATCGCCGCCGTCGAAACTCGAATCTCCTTCGATGTTCATCATCATCGTTTCCTGAAAAACATCATACATCAGGACCGCCACCGCAATCAGACGACACGACTGAGCTTCCGCTATTCCCACTCCCGTTAGTTCTATTCCCAGGTGCGATTCTTCCATTACAAATCTTTGAGTTTCGTTACCGTATGATGATGCACACGCTGCTCCAAACCGATCTCCGTTTCGGTGTTATTTACTCTGATTCAACTACTGGTACTGCTGATGTTGGTTGTGTTGGTGAAGTAATTAAACACGAACGTCTTGTCGATGATCGATTCTTTTTGATTTGTAAAGGTCAGGAACGGTTTCGTGTTACGAATATTGTTCGGACGAAACCTTATTTAGTTGCTAATGTTACTTGGTTGGAAGATAAACCTTCTAGTGATGAAGAGGAAGATTTAGAATCATTGGCGGTTGAAGTTGAAACGTATATGAAAGATGTAATTAGGTTATCGAATCGATTGAATGGTAAACCGGAGAAGGAAGCTCAGGATTTGAGGAGGAATTTGTTTCCAACTCCGTTTTCGTTCTTTGTTGGTAGTACATTTGAAGGTGCaccaagagaacaacaagctTTGTTGGAATTAGAAGAAACTGGGAGTAGATTGAAAAGAGAGAAAGAGACTTTGAGGAATACACTTAATTACTTGACTGCTGCTTCTGCTGTTAAAGATGtgtttccatcttcttga
- the LOC113288727 gene encoding thioredoxin H-type 1-like, with the protein MAAVEEGQVIGCHTLEHWTDNLDKGKEHKKLVVIDFTASWCGPCRMIAPILAEIAKKLPNVLFLKVDVDELQVVAQEWKVEAMPTFVFVKEGVEVERFAGADKAKLEQLIAKHSC; encoded by the exons atggctgctgttgaagaaggACAAGTTATTGGATGCCATACTTTGGAGCATTGGACTGACAACCTTGACAAGGGCAAAGAACACAAGAAATTG GTTGTGATAGATTTTACTGCTTCGTGGTGTGGTCCTTGTCGCATGATTGCACCTATCCTAGCTGAAATCGCCAAGAAGCTGCCCAATGTATTGTTCCTTAAGGTGGATGTAGATGAATTGCAG GTTGTTGCTCAGGAATGGAAAGTAGAAGCAATGCCAACTTTTGTCTTTGTCAAAGAAGGAGTTGAGGTTGAGAGGTTCGCTGGTGCAGACAAAGCCAAGTTGGAGCAACTGATCGCAAAGCACTCGTGTTAA